The genomic region GCCGACATCGTCATCGGCGATCGCAACATCCGCGATCAGTTGCACATGTCCTGGCCGAAGAAGATCCTCCAGCGGGCCGGCAGTTGGGTGGTCCGGCAGGTTTCGACGACGAAAGTGCCGGACACGACGAGCGGATTCCGCGCGTACACGCGCGAGGCCGCGCTGCGGATGAACGTCGTGTCCGAGTTCTCCTACACGCTGGAGTCGATCATCCAGGCCGGCAAGCGGCGGATGGCCATCGGCCACGTCGAGATCGCGACGAACCCGCGCACTCGATCGTCGCGGCTCTTCGACAGCATCTGGGGCTATCTCAAGGCATCGGGCGCGACGATCGTCCGCATCTACACGATGTACGAGCCGCTCAAGGTCTTCACCTACATCGGCACGGTGATCTTCGTCGCGGGCCTGCTCATCTCCTTCCGGTTCCTCTACTACTTCCTGTTCGCCTACGAGCCCGGCAAGGTGCAGTCGCTCATCTTCTCGGCCGTGCTCATGATCGTCGGCTTCCAGGTCGTGCTGATCGGCCTGCTCGCCGACACGCTCTCCGGCACGCGCAAGCTGCTCGAGGACGTCCTCTACCGCGTGCGGGTGATGGAGCTGCGCCAGACCTCGGCGGATCGCGCGGCCGCCGAACTGGAGGAGCGGCGTGGCTGATCCGGCCGACGTGTCGATCGTGATTCCCGCCATGAACGAAGCCGCGTCGGTTGGCGACGTGGTCCGCGGCCTCGCCGCCTCGGCGCGGTGGCGCGAGATTCTGGTCATCGACGACGGGTCGACCGACGAAACGGGGGCGCAGGCAGCCGCCGCGGGCGCGCGCGTGATCCGCCATCCCTACAACAAGGGCAACGGCGCCGCGGTGAAGACCGGCATCCGTGCGGCGACCGGCGAATTCCTGCTCATCGTCGACGCCGACGGCCAGCACGATCCCGGCGATGCGCTGCGGCTGGTGTCGCGCCTCGGCGAGTTCGATCTGGTCGTCGGCGCCCGATCGAGCGCCACGCAGGCGGGATCGGTGCGCCGCTGGGGCAACGCGGCGCTCAACTGGCTCGCGGGCTTCCTGACCGAGCGCGACATTCCGGATCTCACGTCGGGATTCCGTGCGGCCCGCCGATCCTGTCTGCAGGAGTTCATCGGGCTGTTGCCGAACGGGTTCTCGACGCCGACGACGACGACGCTCAGCTTCATCAAGGCCGGCTACAACGTCGCGTTCGAGCCCGTGCACGCGCGCCAGCGCCAGGGCGCGTCCAAGATCCGCCTGTCGAAGGACGGCCCGAAGTTCCTCCTGATCATGCTGCGGGTGATGACGATCTTCAGCCCGCTGCGCGTGTTCCTGCCGGTGGCCGCCGCCGCCTTCCTGCTCGGGTTCGGCTACGCCGTCTGGACGATCGCGACCCAACGGCACGTGACGAACTCGTCCGTGCTGCTCATCGTGCTGTCGGTGATCGTGGTCCTCGTGGGCCTCGTCTCCGAGCAGATCTCCGCGCTCCGGCCCGATGGACGGCGGTGACGCTCCGCCCAGGCGCGCGCCGGGCGATCGCGATCGCACGCGGCGCTGGATCGCCGCGGCCGTCGTCGCGGGCCTCGGCCTTCGCCTCGCGTTCGGTCTGCTCTACTGGGTCGGTCAGCCTCTGACGCGCGACGAGCGCGAGTACTTGTCGCTCGCGAGGAGCCTGGCGAGCGGCGACGGCTTCGTGTACGACCCGATCGTGCGCAACGGTCCGGTCGAGCCCTTCGGCCGCGCGCCGGGCTATCCGCTGTTCCTGGCCCTCGTCGGGGGCGGCGGCGCGGCAAGCGACCACGTGCCCGCGGCGGTGAAGATCGCGCAGGCGGGCGTCGGCGCGCTCGGCGTGCTCTTCGCGGCGCTCGTCGCCGGCCGGCTCGGCGGTGCGCGCGCGGCGCGCCGCGCCGCATGGCTCGCCGCCGTTTACCCGCCGCTCGTCTGGATCTCGGCGTATGCGTTCAGCGAAGCGCTCTTCTGGCCGCTGGCGCTGGGCATCGTGCTCGTGTTCGATCGCCGCGGATCGACGCGCGCCGGCGGACTGCTGGCCGGGCTCTTGACGGGCGCCGGCATCCTCGTGCGCGGCGCGCTCGTGCCATTCGCCGCCCTCGCCGTCGTCTGGCTGCTCTGGCGCGGCCGCGTTGCGGCGGCGGCGACGTTCGCCCTGGGCGTCGCGCTCCTGCTCGTGCCGTGGACGGCGCGCAACTACGGCCACCACGGGCGCGCTGTCCTCGTCGCCTCCGAAGGCGGCGTGACCTTCTGGACCGGCAACCACCCGCTGGCCGTCGGGGACGGCGACCTCGCAGCGAACCCGCCGCTCAAGGCGGCGCAGCAGGCGCTGCGAGCCCGCCATCCCGCGCTGACCGAGGAACAGATGGAGCCCGTGTATTATCGGGAGGCGCTCGCGTGGATCCGTCAGCACCCGATCGACTGGCTGGGGCTCGAAGCCCGCAAGGTGTTCTATCTCATCGTGCCGACTGGCCCCTCCTACACGCTGCACTCGACCCGGTACTTCGTCGCGTCGCTCGTCTCCTATCTCACGGTGCTCCCGCTCGCCATCGTCGGGTTCGTCGCCGCCGGCAGTGAACGCCGGCGCGTGACCGGCCTGTGGCTGATGGCGCTGTCGGCCGTGGCCGTGTGCCTCGTCTTCTTTCCGCAGGAGCGCTTCCGCGTGCCGGTCCTCGATCCCACCCTGATCGTCTGCGCGGCCTGCGCGTGGACGGCTCGTCCGACCGAGCGCAGGGCATGACGGCGCTCGTCGTGCTCCCGACGTACAACGAGCGGCTCAACCTCGAGCGTGTGGCGGCCGGCATCCTCGCGCATCCGTTCACGCGGCTGATGGTCGTCGACGATGGATCGCCGGACGGTACCGGGCAGCTCGCCGACGAGCTCGCCGCGCGATCCGATGGCCGGATCGAGGTGATGCATCGCACCGGACCGCGCGGGCTCGGTCGCGCCTACATCGACGGGCTCACGAGAGCGTTGCAGACGGGCGCCGACGCCATCGTCCAGATGGACGCCGATCTGTCGCACGATCCGAAGTACCTGCCCGACCTGCTGGCCGGGCTGGCGGACCACGATCTCGTCATTGGCTCGCGGTACCTCCACGGCGTCAGCGTGGTGAACTGGCCGCTCCATCGGATCGCGCTGAGCGCGTTCGCCAATCGCTACATCCGCGCGGTGACCGGCTTGTCGCCGACCGACTGTACGAGCGGGTATCGGATGTGGCGGCGCGAGGCGCTGGCCCACATGCCGCTCGCTGCCGCGCGCACGAGCGGCTACGCGTTCCTGACCGAGATGCTGTACGCCGCCGGCCGCGCCGGCCTGCGCATCGGTGAAGTGCCCATCGTCTTCGTCGAGCGCCAAGAGGGCTACTCGAAGGTCTCGCGCGGCGTCCTGTTCGAGTCGCTGATGACGCCGTGGCGGCTCATCCTGCGCGGCGGGCGCGTCCGCCGGCCACGCTGACGATGCGGCAGACCGTCGTGATGCTCACGACGTCGTACCCGCGTTTCCCCGGCGACGGCGTCGGCAGCTTCATCGAGCCGATCGCGAAAGGCGTGGCCGCGCGAGGCCACGCCG from Acidobacteriota bacterium harbors:
- a CDS encoding glycosyltransferase family 2 protein produces the protein MKLIIQIPCLNEAATLPATIADLPAAVPGIDVIETLVIDDGSTDDTSGVARRLGVTHVVRFRRQKGLAAAFMAGIDASLKAGADIIVNTDGDNQYPGREIPKLVAPLLAGDADIVIGDRNIRDQLHMSWPKKILQRAGSWVVRQVSTTKVPDTTSGFRAYTREAALRMNVVSEFSYTLESIIQAGKRRMAIGHVEIATNPRTRSSRLFDSIWGYLKASGATIVRIYTMYEPLKVFTYIGTVIFVAGLLISFRFLYYFLFAYEPGKVQSLIFSAVLMIVGFQVVLIGLLADTLSGTRKLLEDVLYRVRVMELRQTSADRAAAELEERRG
- a CDS encoding glycosyltransferase family 2 protein; translation: MNEAASVGDVVRGLAASARWREILVIDDGSTDETGAQAAAAGARVIRHPYNKGNGAAVKTGIRAATGEFLLIVDADGQHDPGDALRLVSRLGEFDLVVGARSSATQAGSVRRWGNAALNWLAGFLTERDIPDLTSGFRAARRSCLQEFIGLLPNGFSTPTTTTLSFIKAGYNVAFEPVHARQRQGASKIRLSKDGPKFLLIMLRVMTIFSPLRVFLPVAAAAFLLGFGYAVWTIATQRHVTNSSVLLIVLSVIVVLVGLVSEQISALRPDGRR
- a CDS encoding polyprenol monophosphomannose synthase — protein: MTALVVLPTYNERLNLERVAAGILAHPFTRLMVVDDGSPDGTGQLADELAARSDGRIEVMHRTGPRGLGRAYIDGLTRALQTGADAIVQMDADLSHDPKYLPDLLAGLADHDLVIGSRYLHGVSVVNWPLHRIALSAFANRYIRAVTGLSPTDCTSGYRMWRREALAHMPLAAARTSGYAFLTEMLYAAGRAGLRIGEVPIVFVERQEGYSKVSRGVLFESLMTPWRLILRGGRVRRPR